AACCATGTGGGTCTGCAGGCCCGCCTCATGAGCCAGGCGCTCCGCAAGCTCACCGGCATTCTTTCGAAGTCCAACACCTGCATGCTGTTCATCAACCAGCTGCGTATGAAGATTGGCGTGATGTTCGGCAACCCCGAAACCACCACCGGCGGTAACGCCCTGAAGTTCTACGCTACCCAGCGTATCGATATTCGCCGCATTGCAGCCATCAAGGACGGCGAAGAAGTGATCGGCAACCGCACCCGCGTGAAGGTCGTGAAGAACAAGGTGGCAGCTCCGTTTACCCAGTGCGAATTCGACATCCTTTACGGTTGCGGCATCTCGCGCGAAGCATCGATCCTCGACCTCGCTACCGAACTCGACATTATCCAGAAGAGCGGTTCCTGGTTCAGCTACAACAACGAACGCATCGGCCAGGGTCGTGAAAACACCCGCCTGTTCCTGAAGGACAACGTGGACCTCTGCAACGAAATCGAGCAGAAGATCCGCGAAAGCATGAAGGACGTCGAACTGTTCAAGCTGAACGAAGGCGATGCCATCGAAGCTGACGACAGCGACGAAGTCAGCGTTAGCGAAGACGCATAGTCCCCTACCCAAACATTTTTCTTCCTGAAGAGCAACAAACCCTGGCCTATCCTTTAGCCATTGGGATGGGTCGGGGTTTTCCTTTGTTTAAAATTTTCTATATTGGCGAACATGAAGGCAGAATCTCTCAAGGCAACATTGCGTACAGCGGCAACATTCTTTGCCCTTGCATGCACCACCGCCCTTGCCCAGACTTCTTGCCCGCACTTTTTGCTGGAAAGCCCGATGGTCGTGAACATCGAGGGCTTTTTTATTAACGAGAAACTGTCGCGAGTGTCGCTTGACGTGGAATGGAGACACCACCCCGAAGCGCTCGACACCTTCTTCGTGAACCAGCCCGACCACCAGCCGTTCAACTTCATTACTGCCGGCGAATACCGCTACATGGAATTCCCGAACGCCAAGGTGAAGCGCCAGCTGGGTACGCATCACTTGAAAGAGCATATCGGCGAGACACCGCTGAAGCTTGACGATATGGAACTGCTCGCAAACGGCCAGTTCCTGTGCAGGGATTCCACGATCCAGAAGCCGAACATTCTTTCGACCGCATTCTCCATGGCCTGGTGGAGCCTTGTGGCTGACAGCCTCCCTCACCCGACGAAGGTGACCATGAACGGCCCACGCAAGGAAAGACGCGTGTTCACGATTCGCCAATGGCGCAATTATTCCGGCGAAATGCTGCCGACTCTGGTGAAAGTCGAAAACGAAAGATATAACGGCGAACTCTGGATCCGCAGCGCCTATACCGTGCAAGCCCTGCAGGCCGACCCGCTCAAGAACAGCGTAGAAGGCAAGCAGAAACCGCCACTGCCGGATTTATTTAGAAAAATTCCTGTGAAAGGGGAAAGAAAAATACCCCTGATACTCAAGCTGAATCAGGAACTGCTGCGCGAATGATCCGTTGTAGAAACGCTTTTCGGAACGCCTCCAGCCACCCACTTCCAAAATAATGTTCTGCAAGCCCTCGTCCCAGAAGAAATGGGCGCCGAGCATAGCTTTGCCGTATCCGAGCGATTCCTTGCGCACGGTGTTCTTTTCACGCAAGAATCCGGTCTTGTAGAAGTTGGATTCAAAAATGGCGGCGAAATGGTTTGTCAGAGGAATACGGCCGTAGATATCGAGCACTAGCAAGAAATCACGGCTGAACACGGGAATGTTGCGGCGGTAGTCGTAGCTCTTGCCGTCAAAATCGGTACTGACATCGGACAATATGTAATGGAACTTCACGCCAAGAATGGAGCCCTTGGGCAAGGAATAGCTGAGGCTCAAGGACATGTCGATCAGCTGCGTGTAATCGAATGCGGCATCCTCGCCATAAAGGTTGTCGGT
The sequence above is a segment of the Fibrobacter sp. UWB5 genome. Coding sequences within it:
- the recA gene encoding recombinase RecA, translated to MAKKTTNTPTSNLSADKAKAVEAAIAQIEKNYGKGSIMALGQQPVEDIPVIPTGCIQLDMALGVGGFPRGRIIEIYGPESSGKTTLTLHAIAEAQKLGGVAAFIDAEHAFDAVYARKLGVDIESLLVSQPDTGEQALDIAETLVRSGAIDIIVIDSVAALVPQAEINGEMGDNHVGLQARLMSQALRKLTGILSKSNTCMLFINQLRMKIGVMFGNPETTTGGNALKFYATQRIDIRRIAAIKDGEEVIGNRTRVKVVKNKVAAPFTQCEFDILYGCGISREASILDLATELDIIQKSGSWFSYNNERIGQGRENTRLFLKDNVDLCNEIEQKIRESMKDVELFKLNEGDAIEADDSDEVSVSEDA